A single window of Acidimicrobiales bacterium DNA harbors:
- the hisC gene encoding histidinol-phosphate aminotransferase produces MIEPRRDLRLFDGYHSPQVDVGVRLNTNESPLPPPEKWVEDVAGLVREVRWNRYPDRSASELRRSLAEFHGVDTGMVFVANGSNEVIQTILLTFGGPERKALVFEPTYQLHSHISRVTGTSVATARRDEEFLVGPDSVSEAIREHDPDLVFFCSPNNPTGRCEDPDAVERALLEARGLVIVDEAYAEFAPVTWIDRVGSSDKLVVVRTFSKTWSMAAARLGYAVCPPEVVRHLEEVVLPYHLDSFKQKAGVLALRHVEEMRARVARIVEERERLADAMTSSGAEVWPSEANFLLFRPRGIEARVVWEGLLRRGVLVRDCTGWPGLPDCLRVTVGLPEENDAFVRALRDVTRDA; encoded by the coding sequence ATGATCGAGCCCAGGCGCGATCTTCGACTCTTCGACGGTTACCACTCGCCGCAGGTCGACGTCGGGGTGCGACTGAACACGAACGAGTCGCCTCTGCCCCCGCCCGAGAAGTGGGTGGAGGACGTAGCCGGGTTGGTGAGGGAAGTCCGGTGGAACCGCTATCCGGACCGTTCCGCCTCCGAGCTCAGGAGGTCGCTGGCCGAGTTCCACGGGGTGGACACCGGCATGGTCTTCGTGGCGAACGGCTCCAACGAAGTGATCCAGACGATCCTGCTCACGTTCGGGGGGCCGGAACGCAAGGCACTCGTGTTCGAACCCACCTACCAGCTCCACTCCCACATATCGCGGGTGACGGGGACGTCGGTGGCGACCGCTCGCCGCGACGAAGAGTTCCTCGTGGGCCCCGACTCCGTCTCAGAGGCGATACGCGAACACGATCCCGATTTGGTGTTCTTCTGTTCGCCCAACAACCCCACAGGGCGCTGTGAGGATCCCGACGCCGTCGAACGGGCCCTGCTCGAAGCGAGGGGCCTTGTGATAGTCGACGAGGCGTACGCGGAGTTCGCTCCTGTCACTTGGATCGACAGGGTCGGCTCCTCCGACAAACTCGTTGTCGTGAGGACGTTCTCGAAGACATGGTCGATGGCGGCTGCCCGACTGGGCTATGCCGTATGTCCGCCCGAGGTGGTGAGGCACCTCGAGGAAGTGGTGCTTCCCTATCACCTCGACTCGTTCAAGCAGAAGGCCGGGGTCCTGGCTTTGCGGCACGTGGAAGAGATGCGAGCGAGGGTGGCCCGCATAGTGGAGGAGCGAGAGCGTTTGGCCGACGCCATGACATCGTCCGGCGCGGAGGTGTGGCCGTCGGAGGCGAACTTCCTGTTGTTCAGACCCCGCGGGATCGAGGCGCGCGTCGTATGGGAAGGTCTCCTGCGAAGAGGCGTGCTGGTCAGGGACTGCACCGGTTGGCCGGGCCTCCCGGACTGTCTGCGGGTGACTGTGGGACTACCCGAGGAGAACGACGCTTTCGTGCGAGCTCTTCGGGACGTGACCCGCGATGCGTGA
- a CDS encoding hypothetical protein (possible pseudo, frameshifted) has translation MARETVSARMVPGRSQFLLPDSAIGPITSVYMDEEAVRRQTGSSRCRTGELRTRRSWLGPAAGSLSGMLRLIDVRGRDTQGLAAMLPVPTRLSEDLHDRVARVVEQVRRRGDAAVRELSASFGDEVPEQFSVSATEIEKATVTVGEELMSAMREAADQIRSFHRSRMPSGDVFRSGGIEVETRFVPVRKAGCYVPGGRAAYPSTVLMTAIPARVAGVDEVVVCVPPGSGGKVPAVTLAACAVAGVDAVFAIGGAQAVAAMAFGTETVPAVDVVVGPGNRWVAEAKRQVAGVVGVPAAYAGPSEIVVVADDSAPPLWVAVDLAVQAEHGPDGMAWLVTWDESVSSRVAEELAAVVRDSPRRAEIESTLAHNGVAVLVDGPEQALAVVEAVAPEHLQLMTRDASDLAERGAQRRRRLLRQPRSRCTGRLPGRPVARAAHRQIRTLCSGAHRG, from the coding sequence GTGGCTCGAGAGACCGTCTCGGCTCGGATGGTTCCTGGACGTTCCCAATTCCTCCTCCCCGACTCGGCGATCGGACCGATCACGTCCGTCTACATGGACGAAGAAGCAGTGCGCCGGCAGACCGGATCGTCCCGGTGCCGTACGGGTGAGCTTAGAACGCGCCGCTCGTGGCTCGGCCCCGCCGCCGGTAGTTTGTCGGGGATGCTCCGGCTGATCGACGTCAGGGGTCGCGACACCCAGGGTTTGGCGGCCATGTTGCCTGTTCCGACGAGGCTGTCGGAGGATCTGCACGACCGCGTCGCACGTGTCGTCGAACAGGTTCGTCGCCGTGGAGATGCTGCCGTGAGGGAGTTGTCCGCGTCCTTCGGAGACGAGGTGCCGGAGCAATTTTCGGTCTCCGCGACAGAGATCGAGAAGGCCACGGTCACGGTCGGAGAGGAGCTGATGAGTGCAATGCGGGAGGCGGCGGACCAGATCAGGTCCTTTCACCGTTCCCGCATGCCTTCAGGCGACGTGTTCCGCTCCGGCGGCATCGAGGTGGAGACGCGCTTCGTACCGGTCCGGAAGGCCGGGTGTTACGTGCCCGGAGGTCGCGCAGCGTACCCGTCGACGGTTCTGATGACCGCCATACCGGCGAGGGTGGCCGGTGTGGACGAAGTGGTGGTGTGCGTTCCGCCGGGGAGCGGAGGCAAGGTGCCTGCCGTGACGCTCGCCGCTTGTGCGGTGGCCGGGGTGGATGCGGTGTTCGCGATCGGAGGAGCCCAGGCGGTGGCCGCCATGGCCTTTGGGACCGAGACCGTTCCTGCGGTCGACGTGGTCGTCGGCCCCGGGAACCGATGGGTCGCGGAGGCCAAGCGGCAGGTGGCCGGGGTCGTGGGGGTGCCGGCTGCGTACGCGGGTCCGAGCGAGATCGTGGTCGTGGCCGACGACTCGGCACCTCCGCTCTGGGTGGCGGTCGACCTGGCCGTACAGGCCGAACACGGTCCGGATGGGATGGCGTGGCTGGTCACCTGGGACGAATCCGTCTCGAGTCGCGTCGCAGAAGAGTTGGCGGCCGTCGTGCGCGACTCGCCACGTCGTGCCGAGATCGAGTCCACATTGGCACACAACGGAGTGGCCGTGTTGGTCGACGGCCCCGAGCAGGCTCTGGCTGTGGTCGAAGCGGTCGCTCCGGAGCACCTTCAGTTGATGACCCGAGACGCCTCCGATCTGGCCGAGAGGGGTGCGCAACGCCGGCGCCGTCTTTTGCGGCAACCACGCTCCCGCTGCACTGGGCGACTACCTGGCCGGCCCGTCGCACGTGCTGCCCACCGACAGATCCGCACGCTTTGCTCAGGCGCTCACCGTGGGTGA
- the rlmN gene encoding putative dual-specificity RNA methyltransferase RlmN: MPGPYAVDREEIASLLVDQPRWRVDQVWRGLYERMATFPEMTDLPKGLRERLEAALPPALSEVVVVDGDRGSTRKWLWELQDGERIETVLMVYPRRSTVCISSQAGCGMGCVFCATGQAGFRRNLDAGEMVEQVARAGRFSPRGRVSNVVFMGMGEPLANFDHVWTAVRRIHEHMKISARSITVSTVGVVPGIRALTEAALPVTLAVSLHAANDSLRDQLVPLNRTWPLNALIDAVADDMRTRRRRVTFEWAMMSGVNDSHRDAAELVDLLSALPKRPHVNLIPLNPTPGWSTPASPPERIEAFAQSLRRAGVNATIRRNRGVHIDAACGQLRAASGIRPRRRR, translated from the coding sequence GTGCCCGGCCCGTACGCAGTCGACAGGGAGGAAATCGCCTCGCTCCTCGTCGACCAGCCCCGGTGGCGGGTCGACCAGGTCTGGCGCGGACTCTATGAGCGCATGGCCACCTTCCCCGAGATGACCGACCTACCCAAGGGTCTGCGGGAGAGGCTCGAAGCTGCCCTGCCGCCCGCCCTCAGCGAGGTGGTCGTCGTCGACGGAGATCGCGGATCGACACGTAAGTGGCTTTGGGAGCTGCAGGACGGTGAGAGGATCGAGACCGTATTGATGGTCTATCCACGCCGGTCCACGGTGTGCATCTCTTCTCAGGCGGGTTGTGGAATGGGATGCGTCTTCTGTGCGACCGGGCAGGCCGGATTCCGCCGCAATCTCGACGCCGGCGAGATGGTCGAGCAAGTGGCGAGAGCCGGCAGGTTCTCACCCCGGGGAAGGGTCTCCAACGTCGTGTTCATGGGTATGGGCGAGCCGCTTGCGAACTTCGACCACGTGTGGACGGCAGTGCGGCGGATCCACGAACACATGAAGATATCGGCGCGGTCCATCACCGTCTCCACCGTGGGTGTCGTACCCGGGATCCGCGCACTCACCGAGGCGGCCCTCCCGGTGACTCTCGCCGTCTCGCTGCATGCGGCCAACGACAGCCTGCGCGACCAGCTCGTCCCGCTGAACAGGACATGGCCCCTGAATGCCCTCATCGATGCCGTGGCAGATGACATGCGCACCCGTCGTCGAAGGGTCACTTTCGAGTGGGCGATGATGTCGGGGGTGAACGACTCCCATCGAGATGCCGCAGAGCTGGTCGACCTCCTCTCGGCTCTACCCAAACGACCCCACGTGAACCTCATCCCCCTCAATCCCACGCCGGGTTGGTCGACACCCGCCAGTCCCCCCGAACGCATCGAGGCTTTCGCCCAGAGCCTCAGGAGAGCAGGAGTGAACGCCACGATTCGGCGCAACCGCGGTGTTCACATCGACGCCGCCTGCGGTCAGCTACGGGCAGCCTCTGGGATCCGACCCCGAAGGCGGCGTTGA
- the hisA gene encoding 1-(5-phosphoribosyl)-5-[(5-phosphoribosylamino) methylideneamino] imidazole-4-carboxamide isomerase, translated as MRAEGFELYPAVDILGGRCVRLVRGSYETPTVYDEDPVAAAMRLVEAGARRLHVVDLDAARGGGSANIRVVQEICRTVPVPVQVGGGVRTVETASAVLSAGASRVVVGTAFWSDPTMSSRLVEAGVPFVVALDVRGSDVVVEGWTEGTGISITEAVGRVRAACAVVVTSVERDGTMEGPDMETICRVLGSCEVPVIASGGVSSLDDLTALATLEVSGRRLAGVVIGKALYEGRLRLEEALAAVSETRP; from the coding sequence GTGAGGGCGGAAGGCTTCGAACTGTATCCCGCCGTGGACATCCTGGGCGGTAGGTGTGTGCGCCTGGTCAGAGGTTCATACGAAACCCCCACCGTCTACGACGAGGATCCGGTGGCGGCTGCGATGAGACTCGTCGAGGCGGGCGCGCGGAGGCTGCACGTCGTCGACCTCGACGCGGCGCGCGGGGGCGGCTCGGCGAACATCCGCGTCGTCCAGGAGATTTGCCGTACCGTTCCGGTACCGGTCCAAGTCGGGGGCGGCGTGCGTACCGTCGAGACGGCGTCCGCCGTCCTGTCCGCCGGGGCGTCCCGGGTGGTCGTGGGTACGGCGTTCTGGTCGGACCCGACGATGTCGAGCAGGCTGGTGGAGGCGGGCGTTCCATTCGTCGTCGCGTTGGACGTCCGTGGATCCGACGTGGTGGTCGAAGGTTGGACCGAGGGTACGGGAATATCGATCACCGAGGCTGTCGGACGAGTGCGGGCGGCATGTGCGGTCGTGGTGACCAGTGTCGAGCGCGACGGCACGATGGAAGGACCGGACATGGAGACGATCTGCCGAGTCCTCGGGTCGTGTGAGGTCCCGGTCATCGCCTCGGGCGGGGTCTCCTCGCTGGACGATCTCACGGCGCTCGCGACACTGGAGGTGAGCGGGCGGAGACTTGCCGGCGTCGTGATCGGAAAGGCCCTCTATGAGGGACGCCTCCGCCTCGAGGAAGCGCTCGCGGCCGTCTCCGAGACGAGACCATGA
- the hisI gene encoding phosphoribosyl-AMP cyclohydrolase — protein MTTPTPIPTSEEEIRRVAFGPDGLVPAIVQDVDTGEVLMMAWMDEEALRRTFESGRMWYWSRSRREYWCKGETSGDRQWVREAYYDCDGDTLLFRVEQEGRGACHTGERTCFYRRFGGADA, from the coding sequence GTGACCACCCCTACGCCGATTCCGACGAGCGAAGAAGAGATCCGCCGGGTTGCGTTCGGTCCCGACGGCCTGGTCCCCGCGATCGTCCAGGACGTCGACACGGGCGAAGTCCTGATGATGGCCTGGATGGACGAAGAGGCTCTGCGAAGGACCTTCGAGAGCGGGCGTATGTGGTACTGGAGCCGCTCACGGCGCGAGTACTGGTGCAAGGGCGAGACGTCCGGGGACCGACAGTGGGTGCGCGAGGCGTACTACGACTGCGACGGGGACACGCTGTTGTTCAGGGTGGAACAAGAAGGGCGAGGTGCCTGTCACACAGGCGAGAGGACCTGTTTCTACAGGCGCTTCGGCGGCGCCGATGCCTGA
- a CDS encoding imidazole glycerol phosphate synthase subunit HisH: MGRGAERPVEADADTAGAKPRVAVIDYGIGNLRSAAKALARVGADAFLTSDPDQVEHADGVVLPGVGAFGRAVDAMRSLGLTEAASRSIEAGKPFLGICVGMQLLFEKSEESPGVRGLGVLSGEVVRLPADVKVPQMQWNLLERVGEPGMLRGVPDPVWVYFVHSYVPDVEEGVVALCDYGIRFPAAVEVENVWATQFHPEKSGRTGLEMLARFVRRCEERP, from the coding sequence ATGGGTCGCGGGGCCGAGAGACCCGTGGAGGCCGACGCCGATACCGCAGGCGCCAAGCCGCGGGTCGCGGTCATCGACTACGGCATCGGAAACCTCCGTTCGGCGGCGAAGGCGCTCGCGCGGGTCGGTGCAGACGCGTTCCTGACTTCCGATCCGGATCAGGTGGAGCACGCCGACGGCGTGGTGCTCCCGGGGGTCGGGGCCTTCGGGAGGGCGGTGGACGCGATGCGGTCTCTCGGCCTCACCGAGGCAGCGTCGAGATCGATCGAAGCGGGAAAGCCCTTCCTCGGCATCTGTGTCGGTATGCAGCTGCTGTTCGAGAAGTCGGAAGAGTCGCCGGGCGTCCGGGGACTGGGTGTGCTCTCCGGCGAGGTCGTCCGACTGCCGGCGGACGTGAAGGTTCCCCAGATGCAGTGGAACTTGCTCGAGCGGGTGGGTGAGCCGGGGATGCTCCGAGGAGTGCCGGATCCGGTGTGGGTGTACTTCGTCCACTCGTACGTGCCCGACGTCGAGGAGGGAGTCGTGGCCCTCTGTGATTACGGCATCCGTTTTCCCGCAGCCGTGGAGGTGGAAAACGTCTGGGCCACACAGTTCCACCCGGAGAAGTCCGGGCGTACGGGGTTGGAGATGCTGGCACGTTTCGTCCGGCGGTGCGAGGAGCGGCCGTGA
- the trpE gene encoding anthranilate synthase component I yields MPDRRLVDSVRPTRTEFRHMAREFTVVPVWLELMGDTLTPVGAFIRLCEGEDHAFLLESVEHGERWSRWSFLGRRPLGVVIARDGVVGTRGEALEGASAAGGMFATLEGILSRFRAPVSEDLPPLHGGLVGYLGYDVVREVERLPSPPAGGDLPDAEMAVIGELVAFDHLGQRITLIENVVLEPGSGDRELDALWESAVERLVGLARDCSRPSGERLVPPPRLAGEVPEVKVSVSSEDFGAAVEAAREYIASGDIFQVVLSKRFEFDLGADPFDYYRVLRQVNPSPYMFFVRQPEVTLVGCSPEPLVKVEGRRVISRPIAGTRRRGATEEEDRRLAAELVENPKERAEHVMLVDLARNDLGRVVAYGTERVDEMMTLERYSHVMHLTSQVSGDLKDGFGPVDVLRATLPAGTVSGAPKVRAMEIIDELEPQRRGPYAGVVGYIDFSGNLDTAIAIRTCVVEPDGRAWVQAGAGIVADSIPEHEDRECHNKARALLEAVCAARALTEAQERGGR; encoded by the coding sequence ATGCCTGATCGGCGCCTCGTGGACTCGGTCAGGCCGACTCGCACCGAGTTTCGCCATATGGCGAGGGAATTCACCGTCGTGCCCGTCTGGCTCGAGCTGATGGGGGACACGCTCACTCCGGTGGGAGCATTCATACGGTTGTGCGAGGGCGAAGACCATGCCTTCCTCCTCGAGTCGGTGGAGCACGGGGAACGCTGGAGTCGCTGGTCGTTTCTCGGGCGGAGGCCCCTGGGAGTGGTGATCGCTCGGGACGGGGTCGTCGGGACGAGAGGCGAGGCGCTGGAGGGTGCATCCGCTGCGGGCGGGATGTTCGCGACCCTGGAAGGCATCCTGAGTCGCTTTCGGGCGCCCGTGTCGGAAGATTTGCCTCCGCTGCACGGTGGGCTGGTCGGGTATCTGGGATATGACGTCGTGAGGGAGGTGGAGAGGCTGCCATCTCCCCCGGCGGGCGGCGACCTTCCCGATGCAGAGATGGCGGTGATCGGGGAACTGGTCGCCTTCGATCACCTGGGGCAGCGGATCACCCTCATCGAAAACGTCGTCCTCGAGCCGGGGTCGGGCGATCGTGAGCTCGACGCGCTTTGGGAGTCGGCGGTCGAGCGGCTCGTGGGCCTTGCACGTGACTGTTCGAGACCGTCCGGAGAGAGGCTCGTACCGCCGCCTCGCCTCGCAGGTGAGGTTCCGGAAGTGAAGGTCTCGGTTTCGTCTGAGGACTTCGGCGCTGCCGTCGAGGCGGCTCGCGAGTACATCGCGTCCGGCGACATCTTCCAAGTCGTCCTCTCCAAGCGTTTCGAGTTCGACCTCGGAGCGGACCCGTTCGACTACTACCGCGTGCTGAGACAGGTGAACCCGAGCCCCTACATGTTCTTCGTCCGGCAGCCGGAGGTGACGCTGGTCGGCTGCTCGCCGGAGCCTCTTGTGAAAGTGGAAGGACGAAGGGTCATATCGCGTCCGATCGCGGGGACGCGCCGCCGAGGTGCGACCGAGGAGGAAGATCGGCGGCTCGCGGCCGAACTCGTGGAGAACCCGAAGGAGCGCGCGGAGCACGTGATGCTCGTGGACCTCGCCAGGAACGACCTAGGGCGCGTGGTCGCCTACGGCACCGAACGAGTGGACGAGATGATGACGCTGGAGAGGTACAGCCATGTGATGCATCTCACCTCGCAGGTGTCGGGAGACCTGAAGGATGGGTTCGGACCGGTGGACGTCCTGCGCGCCACTCTGCCCGCGGGGACTGTTTCCGGTGCTCCGAAGGTTCGAGCCATGGAGATAATCGACGAGCTCGAACCGCAGCGCCGAGGGCCGTACGCGGGAGTGGTCGGATACATCGACTTCTCGGGGAATCTCGACACGGCCATAGCAATCCGTACCTGTGTCGTCGAACCCGACGGCAGGGCGTGGGTCCAGGCAGGGGCTGGGATAGTCGCCGACAGCATCCCCGAGCACGAAGACCGGGAGTGTCACAACAAGGCGCGGGCGCTCTTGGAGGCGGTCTGCGCTGCCCGGGCGCTCACCGAGGCGCAGGAGCGCGGAGGTCGGTGA
- the hisF gene encoding imidazole glycerol phosphate synthase subunit HisF — MKTARVIPCLDVDAGRVVKGVRFEDLRDAGDPVELAARYDTEGADEIVFLDITASVEDRATMVDVVERTAEEVFIPLTIGGGVRRPGDARVLLRAGADKVAVNTAAVSRPELLGELADEFGSQCVVLAIDARRSASTPSGFEVYVRGGREPTGVDVLEWAERGVALGAGEILLTSMDRDGTREGFDIELTRRVSDAVSVPVIASGGAGGVDHMVEAVVEGHADAVLAASVFHFRQHSIAEVKQALLDAGVRVRPV, encoded by the coding sequence ATGAAGACCGCCCGCGTGATCCCCTGCCTGGACGTCGATGCAGGGCGTGTCGTCAAGGGAGTCCGGTTCGAGGATCTGCGGGACGCAGGCGACCCGGTCGAACTGGCGGCGAGATACGACACGGAAGGAGCGGACGAGATCGTTTTCCTCGACATCACCGCTTCCGTAGAGGATCGGGCGACGATGGTCGACGTCGTCGAGCGGACCGCAGAAGAGGTCTTCATCCCGCTGACAATCGGCGGGGGAGTGAGAAGACCCGGAGATGCCCGGGTACTTCTCAGAGCCGGGGCCGACAAGGTCGCGGTGAACACGGCAGCCGTAAGTCGTCCCGAGCTGCTCGGCGAACTGGCGGACGAGTTCGGATCGCAGTGCGTGGTGTTGGCGATCGACGCGCGACGCTCTGCATCTACCCCCTCCGGCTTCGAGGTGTACGTGAGAGGCGGCAGGGAGCCGACCGGTGTGGACGTGCTCGAGTGGGCCGAACGAGGGGTGGCCCTCGGTGCCGGTGAGATCCTCCTCACCTCGATGGACCGCGACGGCACACGCGAGGGATTCGACATCGAGCTCACCAGACGTGTCAGCGATGCCGTGTCGGTGCCGGTCATAGCGTCCGGTGGAGCCGGGGGGGTCGACCACATGGTCGAGGCGGTCGTGGAAGGGCACGCCGATGCCGTCCTCGCGGCGTCCGTGTTTCACTTTCGGCAGCACAGCATCGCCGAGGTGAAGCAAGCTCTCCTCGACGCGGGAGTGCGGGTCCGTCCGGTGTGA
- a CDS encoding hypothetical protein (possible pseudo, frameshifted) yields MLPTDRSARFAQALTVGDFLKEVHVVRCSPDELRRRASSLTALARAEGLLTHAMAVDVRTVGGAPGDEAGPTGGAG; encoded by the coding sequence GTGCTGCCCACCGACAGATCCGCACGCTTTGCTCAGGCGCTCACCGTGGGTGACTTCCTGAAGGAAGTGCACGTGGTGCGCTGCTCTCCCGACGAACTCCGCAGGCGCGCATCGAGCCTCACCGCCCTGGCGAGGGCCGAGGGACTGCTGACACACGCGATGGCGGTAGACGTGCGAACGGTGGGCGGTGCTCCCGGTGACGAGGCGGGTCCGACGGGTGGTGCGGGATGA
- the nth gene encoding endonuclease III, with protein MGRPRTPRGRIEETARRLAQHYPAECALRHRNAYELLVATILSAQCTDERVNQVTPAFFDAYPTPEDLAHADPEEVEALIRPTGFFRSKARNLVTMATQLVELHGGEVPESMEDLTRLAGVGRKTANVVRSVWFRLPGLPVDTHVARLCRRLELTKSSDPDGIERELCAVLPPEDWGPFSLRMIQHGRTVCTARKPACHTCFLNDFCPSATMIAS; from the coding sequence GTGGGTCGGCCCCGCACACCCCGAGGAAGGATCGAGGAAACGGCGCGTCGGTTGGCGCAGCACTACCCAGCCGAGTGCGCGTTGAGACACAGAAACGCCTACGAACTGCTCGTGGCGACCATCCTGTCGGCTCAGTGCACCGACGAGCGCGTCAACCAAGTCACGCCTGCGTTCTTCGATGCATATCCGACTCCTGAAGACCTCGCGCATGCAGATCCCGAGGAGGTGGAGGCGCTCATCCGTCCGACCGGGTTCTTTCGCAGCAAGGCACGAAACCTGGTGACGATGGCGACGCAGTTGGTCGAACTCCACGGGGGCGAAGTACCCGAGTCCATGGAGGACCTCACGCGCCTCGCCGGAGTGGGGAGGAAGACGGCGAACGTCGTGCGGAGCGTCTGGTTCCGTCTTCCTGGTCTACCCGTCGACACACACGTGGCGCGACTCTGCAGACGCCTGGAATTGACCAAGAGCTCGGACCCGGATGGGATCGAACGTGAGCTATGTGCAGTGCTTCCACCCGAGGATTGGGGGCCGTTCAGTTTGAGGATGATCCAGCACGGTCGGACGGTTTGCACTGCCCGAAAGCCGGCATGTCACACCTGTTTTCTGAACGACTTCTGCCCCTCGGCCACGATGATCGCCTCATGA
- the hisB gene encoding imidazoleglycerol-phosphate dehydratase — MSQQHVGSYSASGERSAEYVRVTSETQITGRIRLDGSGKVNVSTGIPFFDHMLTQIAKHSHMDLELDAEGDLAVDAHHTVEDCGIVFGELVRRALGDRRGIRRFASARVPLDEALVDVAVDISGRPFLHYEVDPPGERILGKPPFDPQLMEEFWRAFVTTAAVTLHVTMVRGKNTHHVIEASCKAVAVALRDALRLEGPDDVPSTKGTL, encoded by the coding sequence GTGAGTCAACAACACGTCGGCTCGTATTCAGCTTCGGGGGAGAGGTCTGCAGAGTACGTGAGAGTAACCTCGGAGACGCAGATCACCGGCCGAATCCGACTGGACGGAAGCGGCAAGGTGAACGTCTCCACGGGCATCCCCTTCTTCGACCACATGCTCACGCAGATCGCGAAGCACTCCCACATGGATCTCGAGCTCGACGCCGAGGGAGATCTGGCGGTCGATGCGCACCACACCGTGGAGGACTGCGGCATCGTCTTCGGCGAGCTCGTGCGGCGCGCGCTGGGTGACCGGAGGGGGATCAGGAGGTTCGCCTCGGCGCGGGTCCCCTTGGACGAGGCACTGGTGGACGTGGCGGTGGATATCTCGGGGCGCCCGTTCCTGCACTACGAGGTGGATCCGCCGGGTGAACGGATACTCGGAAAGCCGCCGTTCGATCCCCAGTTGATGGAGGAGTTCTGGCGCGCTTTCGTGACGACCGCCGCCGTCACCCTGCACGTCACGATGGTGAGGGGGAAGAACACGCACCACGTGATAGAGGCCTCTTGCAAGGCCGTGGCGGTGGCACTGCGGGACGCTCTTCGTCTGGAGGGGCCCGACGACGTCCCCTCGACCAAGGGGACCCTCTGA
- a CDS encoding membrane protein, with protein MRGGAARAAVFGVSDGLVSNAALILGMAGADPSQGVVRLAGIAGLLAGAVSMAAGEYISMRAQAELLERELQIEREQILTRPHVELVELAQIYQSRGVDPDTALLMARELMADPQRALEAHAREELGIAPDELGSPWLAAASSFASFSFGAAIPLAPWFFAGGSGAVLVSVAAALITATLVGALLAGFTGRSVLYSSLRQVFVSSIAGVVTYVAGRIVGGASAL; from the coding sequence GTGCGAGGGGGCGCGGCCAGAGCAGCGGTCTTCGGTGTCAGCGACGGTCTGGTGTCCAATGCGGCCCTGATACTCGGGATGGCCGGTGCCGACCCGTCTCAGGGGGTCGTGCGGCTGGCAGGGATCGCCGGTTTGCTGGCAGGAGCAGTGTCGATGGCAGCCGGTGAGTACATCTCCATGCGGGCGCAGGCAGAGCTGTTGGAGAGGGAGTTGCAGATCGAACGGGAGCAGATCCTGACGCGACCGCACGTGGAGCTCGTGGAACTCGCCCAGATCTATCAGAGTCGTGGTGTCGACCCCGACACGGCTCTGCTCATGGCGAGGGAACTGATGGCCGACCCTCAGCGGGCTCTGGAAGCACATGCCCGCGAAGAGCTGGGGATAGCTCCGGACGAGCTCGGTTCCCCTTGGTTGGCCGCAGCGAGTTCCTTCGCTTCGTTCTCGTTCGGCGCGGCGATTCCCCTCGCCCCTTGGTTCTTTGCCGGGGGGAGCGGTGCCGTGCTCGTCTCCGTGGCGGCTGCGCTGATCACCGCAACCTTGGTCGGGGCCCTACTGGCGGGTTTCACCGGGAGGTCTGTGCTGTATTCGTCGCTCAGACAGGTGTTCGTCTCCTCGATAGCCGGAGTGGTCACCTATGTGGCGGGGCGCATCGTGGGGGGAGCCTCCGCTCTCTGA